One window of Corynebacterium accolens genomic DNA carries:
- a CDS encoding MauE/DoxX family redox-associated membrane protein, producing the protein MNNAFDVVSFIARFGMAVVWIIAGVEKMAHPLDTMQSIKAYEIFTPEWSGYLAQLIGPLELVGGMLLLLGIFLRESSKVAAVVMVLFMVGILQAWLRGLDIDCGCFGAGDATAEPGMNYGLTLLRDAAFLALTAWTIKRPFTKFALHP; encoded by the coding sequence GTGAACAATGCGTTTGATGTGGTGAGCTTTATCGCCCGCTTTGGCATGGCCGTGGTGTGGATCATCGCCGGCGTAGAAAAGATGGCGCACCCGCTGGATACCATGCAATCCATCAAGGCCTATGAGATTTTCACGCCGGAATGGTCTGGGTATCTGGCCCAGCTCATTGGCCCGTTGGAGCTAGTGGGCGGAATGCTGCTCTTGCTGGGGATTTTCCTTCGCGAGTCTTCCAAGGTGGCGGCCGTGGTCATGGTGCTTTTCATGGTCGGCATCCTGCAGGCATGGCTGCGTGGGCTGGATATCGATTGCGGGTGCTTTGGTGCTGGTGACGCTACTGCGGAGCCGGGCATGAACTATGGGCTGACGCTGCTTCGCGATGCCGCCTTCCTCGCCCTTACCGCATGGACCATCAAACGTCCGTTCACGAAATTTGCGCTCCACCCGTAG
- a CDS encoding sugar porter family MFS transporter — protein sequence MNKESYVKVVAGIAALGGLLFGYDTGVMSGALLYITPEFNMTAHQEGWVTSMLLVGAAVGALTAGRIADRFGRRFTLIAGGIIFVLGSIWCALAGSVTMLATARTFLGFAVGAVSIVSPMYISEMVPAKIRGRMVSLNTLLIVVGQLLAYLVNSALAPTESWEWMLGLAAVPGAALAVGMLFLPETPVWLATHNKMSRAREVAGRAGMDLAELTSQETARRSSGSEWKALKANRWMQVTVLLAMLMGLTQQITGVNAIVYFAPTMMSQVGISTTNSVYTSIVIGVVSVIACWVGLKVVDRIGRKRLLLIGLTGNVISLFILSVAYSHAADSTTMAMVSLVFMASFIAFQQAAVSPTTWLLISELVPLQVRGLGMGIAGLSLWATNWAVAQYFLPLVEWLTGPVAFGVFGVLGLIAIGYTRILVPETMGRSLDEVGEEMKTRYSRESAPR from the coding sequence GTGAATAAAGAAAGTTATGTCAAGGTAGTTGCAGGAATTGCCGCCCTTGGCGGTTTATTATTTGGATACGACACCGGCGTGATGTCCGGTGCTTTGCTGTATATCACCCCGGAATTTAATATGACCGCCCACCAAGAGGGCTGGGTGACCTCCATGCTGCTGGTGGGTGCCGCGGTGGGCGCGTTGACCGCAGGCCGCATCGCGGACCGTTTTGGCCGCCGCTTTACGCTGATTGCCGGCGGCATCATTTTCGTTTTGGGCTCCATCTGGTGCGCGCTGGCTGGATCGGTGACCATGCTGGCCACGGCCCGTACCTTCCTGGGCTTTGCCGTTGGTGCGGTATCCATTGTTTCCCCGATGTATATCTCTGAAATGGTGCCGGCCAAGATCCGCGGGCGCATGGTCTCCCTGAATACCTTGCTGATCGTGGTGGGCCAGCTCTTGGCCTACCTTGTAAATTCGGCCCTCGCGCCCACGGAAAGCTGGGAATGGATGCTGGGGCTTGCAGCCGTACCGGGTGCCGCCCTCGCCGTCGGCATGCTCTTCTTGCCAGAGACCCCAGTCTGGCTCGCCACGCATAACAAGATGTCGCGGGCCCGTGAGGTCGCAGGCCGCGCCGGGATGGATCTGGCGGAGCTTACCTCCCAGGAAACGGCGCGCCGCTCCAGCGGCTCCGAGTGGAAGGCGCTGAAGGCCAATCGCTGGATGCAGGTGACGGTATTGCTCGCCATGCTGATGGGCCTGACCCAGCAGATCACCGGCGTTAATGCCATCGTCTACTTTGCGCCCACCATGATGAGCCAGGTGGGAATCTCTACCACCAACTCGGTCTATACCTCGATTGTCATTGGCGTGGTATCCGTTATTGCCTGCTGGGTGGGCCTCAAGGTGGTCGACCGCATCGGCCGCAAGCGCCTGCTGCTCATCGGCCTGACCGGCAACGTGATTTCGCTCTTCATCTTGTCCGTGGCGTACTCGCACGCCGCCGATTCCACCACGATGGCGATGGTCTCCCTGGTATTTATGGCCTCGTTCATTGCCTTCCAGCAAGCAGCGGTCTCGCCGACGACCTGGCTGCTCATCTCGGAGCTCGTGCCCCTGCAGGTGCGTGGCCTCGGCATGGGCATCGCCGGGCTCTCGCTGTGGGCCACCAACTGGGCCGTGGCCCAGTACTTCCTGCCGCTGGTGGAGTGGCTCACCGGCCCGGTAGCCTTTGGTGTCTTCGGCGTGCTGGGGCTCATTGCCATCGGCTACACCCGCATTTTGGTACCAGAGACCATGGGACGTAGCCTGGATGAGGTAGGCGAGGAGATGAAAACCCGCTACTCGCGGGAATCCGCACCCCGTTAA
- a CDS encoding fluoride efflux transporter FluC yields the protein MNLLFVLIGGFFGGAARYGFTRLLPSPYCTFASNILGSLVFGLAVGFAQLADAPFAHPLFALGLAGGLSTWSTMAKELGEMVKQRQWWPLCKYLFWTIGIGVVLAWRGVMWAGLIYHGI from the coding sequence ATGAACCTGCTCTTCGTCCTTATCGGCGGCTTTTTCGGCGGCGCGGCGCGCTACGGCTTTACCCGCCTGCTGCCCTCGCCGTATTGCACCTTCGCATCCAATATCCTGGGTTCCTTGGTCTTCGGCCTGGCGGTGGGCTTTGCGCAGCTTGCCGATGCCCCCTTTGCCCATCCCCTCTTCGCCCTCGGCCTCGCCGGTGGTCTTTCTACGTGGTCCACCATGGCGAAAGAGCTTGGGGAGATGGTGAAGCAGCGGCAATGGTGGCCGCTGTGTAAGTACCTATTTTGGACCATCGGGATCGGAGTGGTCCTAGCATGGCGCGGGGTGATGTGGGCCGGGCTTATCTATCACGGGATTTAG
- a CDS encoding fructosamine kinase family protein, translating into MLAGMQTFSKRVRDEDQAGAEAAGLRWLAEATDAVVTVVRADGKEIVTKRIDEVAPTPEAARKFGAELARMHRAGAAAFGSAPEGWEGKNFIGTIEQECTPTDNWGEFYTQQRVLPFAEPAGISTAQRDLVKRACDAIAARSWDVVPARIHGDLWAGNLLFDAQGGIMIDPAAHGGHPHTDLGMLALFGAPYIEEIFRGYGAPQDIETWIPMHQLHPLAVHALTHGSAYNRPLERAALATLEALA; encoded by the coding sequence ATGCTGGCGGGTATGCAGACTTTCTCGAAGCGAGTACGCGATGAAGATCAAGCAGGCGCCGAAGCCGCCGGATTGCGGTGGCTGGCGGAAGCCACGGATGCGGTAGTCACCGTCGTGCGCGCGGACGGGAAGGAAATCGTAACCAAGCGCATTGACGAGGTAGCGCCCACCCCAGAGGCCGCGCGGAAGTTTGGTGCGGAGCTCGCGCGCATGCACCGCGCCGGGGCTGCGGCTTTTGGCAGCGCGCCGGAGGGGTGGGAAGGCAAAAACTTCATCGGCACCATTGAACAGGAGTGCACGCCCACCGATAACTGGGGTGAATTTTATACCCAGCAGCGCGTGCTGCCCTTTGCGGAGCCGGCCGGAATCAGCACCGCGCAGCGGGACCTGGTCAAGCGGGCCTGCGATGCCATTGCCGCCCGCAGCTGGGACGTGGTGCCCGCGCGCATCCACGGTGACCTGTGGGCGGGCAACCTGCTTTTCGATGCCCAGGGTGGCATCATGATCGACCCCGCCGCCCACGGCGGGCACCCGCACACTGATTTGGGCATGCTGGCGCTATTCGGCGCGCCCTATATAGAAGAAATCTTCCGCGGCTATGGGGCGCCGCAGGATATTGAGACCTGGATTCCCATGCACCAACTGCACCCGCTGGCCGTGCACGCGCTGACCCACGGCTCGGCGTATAACCGGCCGCTGGAGCGCGCGGCGCTCGCCACGCTGGAGGCGCTGGCCTAG
- a CDS encoding DsbA family protein, whose product MSKVSDPNAKSGNGFIWGVGVLLVIIAVVIGYIVWNGKQANEIEVQDVNMSMDYKDNAITLKSDAANDDTPEVDLYEDFSCPHCADLAENTDEDMKQAIEDGKLVVHVRTLNFLDGKDVENEDGYSTKAVAAMSELAKSGDVKTYWNLRDYMMKNQQSIATKWDIEDIADQAKELGAEDDVVDSIKNVDIKQGNKVAKANYDKLNKETGSVSSPRIVQDGKDIPDRESGESLNDWVDIATK is encoded by the coding sequence ATGAGCAAAGTAAGTGACCCAAATGCCAAGTCTGGCAATGGTTTCATCTGGGGCGTCGGCGTCCTCCTCGTCATTATCGCCGTGGTCATTGGCTACATCGTGTGGAATGGCAAGCAGGCCAATGAAATCGAGGTGCAAGACGTCAACATGTCCATGGACTACAAGGACAACGCGATTACCCTGAAGTCCGATGCGGCCAATGACGATACTCCAGAAGTAGACCTGTACGAAGACTTCTCCTGCCCCCACTGCGCGGATCTGGCGGAAAACACCGATGAGGACATGAAGCAGGCGATTGAGGACGGCAAGCTAGTCGTCCACGTGCGCACGCTGAACTTCCTGGATGGCAAGGATGTCGAAAACGAGGACGGTTACTCCACCAAGGCCGTCGCAGCCATGTCAGAGCTGGCTAAGTCTGGCGACGTAAAGACCTACTGGAATTTGCGCGACTACATGATGAAGAACCAGCAGAGCATCGCCACTAAGTGGGATATCGAGGACATTGCTGACCAAGCCAAGGAACTCGGTGCCGAGGATGACGTGGTTGATTCCATCAAGAACGTGGATATCAAGCAGGGCAATAAGGTGGCCAAGGCCAATTATGACAAGTTGAATAAGGAAACCGGCTCTGTTTCCTCGCCGCGCATCGTCCAAGACGGCAAGGACATTCCGGACCGTGAATCCGGTGAATCCTTGAATGACTGGGTAGACATCGCCACCAAGTAG
- the nadE gene encoding ammonia-dependent NAD(+) synthetase → MNVMSPDAENLQQSIIKQLDVRPFIDPEEEIARRVDFLVEYLEMTHAKGYVLGISGGQDSTLAGKLTQLAVERVKGAEFWAVRLPHGTQADEDDAQIALDFIQPDRRLTVDIQPATAALSHEVARAVGQDSLNDFNRGNAKARLRMTAQYAIAGEVGALVVGTDHAAENVTAFYTKWGDGAADLLPLAGLNKRQGAALLKHLGAPESTWSKVPTADLEDDKPQLPDEEALGVTYAHIDDYLEGKAVPDAARERIETLWHRGIHKRQMPQGPTA, encoded by the coding sequence ATGAACGTCATGTCACCCGATGCCGAAAACTTGCAACAATCCATCATAAAACAGCTGGATGTACGCCCCTTTATCGATCCAGAAGAGGAAATTGCCCGTCGCGTGGATTTCCTCGTGGAATACTTGGAAATGACCCATGCCAAAGGCTACGTGCTAGGCATTTCCGGCGGCCAGGATTCCACCTTGGCGGGAAAGCTCACCCAGCTAGCGGTAGAGCGGGTAAAAGGCGCCGAATTCTGGGCCGTGCGCCTGCCCCACGGCACGCAGGCGGATGAGGATGATGCCCAAATCGCCCTCGATTTCATCCAGCCCGATCGCCGGCTCACCGTTGATATTCAACCGGCCACCGCGGCGCTAAGCCACGAGGTGGCACGTGCGGTGGGCCAGGATTCCTTGAACGATTTCAATCGCGGCAATGCCAAGGCGCGCCTGCGCATGACCGCGCAATATGCCATCGCCGGCGAGGTGGGCGCCCTCGTTGTAGGCACGGACCACGCCGCCGAAAACGTCACCGCGTTCTACACCAAGTGGGGCGATGGCGCGGCAGACCTACTCCCCCTGGCCGGGCTGAATAAGCGCCAAGGCGCGGCTTTGCTCAAGCACCTGGGCGCGCCGGAGTCCACCTGGTCCAAGGTCCCTACCGCTGATTTGGAAGACGATAAGCCGCAGCTTCCCGATGAAGAGGCGCTCGGCGTTACCTACGCCCACATCGATGACTACTTAGAGGGCAAGGCGGTTCCCGATGCCGCCCGCGAGCGCATCGAGACCCTGTGGCACCGCGGCATCCACAAGCGCCAAATGCCCCAGGGGCCAACCGCCTAG
- the ykgO gene encoding type B 50S ribosomal protein L36 produces MKVRKSLRSLKKKPGAQVIRRHGKVFVINKKDPRFKARQG; encoded by the coding sequence ATGAAGGTCCGTAAGTCCCTTCGGTCGCTGAAGAAGAAGCCGGGCGCCCAGGTTATTCGCCGCCACGGTAAGGTCTTCGTGATCAACAAGAAGGATCCCCGTTTCAAGGCTCGTCAGGGCTAA
- a CDS encoding zinc-binding dehydrogenase, with translation MDVLDDLVQLMEQIAAGEIHLELEQVYPFADALAALAKVQTRRARGKLVLRRE, from the coding sequence ATGGACGTTCTCGATGATTTGGTGCAACTCATGGAGCAGATCGCCGCAGGGGAGATTCATTTGGAGCTTGAGCAGGTTTATCCGTTTGCAGATGCCCTGGCTGCCCTGGCGAAAGTACAGACCCGGAGGGCTCGAGGCAAACTCGTGCTCAGACGAGAGTAA
- the nrdH gene encoding glutaredoxin-like protein NrdH, which produces MSITVYTKPACVQCNATKKALDRAGLDYNVVDVTVDDEARDYIMALGYVQAPVVEASGEHWSGFRPDRIKNLAALAASA; this is translated from the coding sequence ATGTCTATCACCGTCTACACCAAGCCCGCTTGCGTTCAGTGCAACGCCACCAAGAAGGCCCTTGACCGCGCGGGTCTGGATTACAACGTGGTAGATGTCACCGTGGACGATGAAGCCCGTGACTACATTATGGCTCTGGGCTACGTCCAGGCGCCCGTCGTAGAAGCAAGCGGCGAGCACTGGTCCGGCTTCCGCCCTGACCGCATCAAGAACCTTGCAGCGCTAGCTGCCTCTGCGTAA
- a CDS encoding fluoride efflux transporter family protein has product MPHSLIVGSGAALGAGARYLLTIALGGGMLPLLILNIVGSALMGYTRPSPFWGTGFLGGFTSFAGFAFFTADSHWSIALAYVAATLVGCTAAYLAGDKLR; this is encoded by the coding sequence ATGCCGCACTCCCTCATCGTCGGTTCCGGTGCCGCGCTCGGCGCCGGTGCCCGCTACCTGCTTACCATCGCTCTCGGCGGCGGAATGCTCCCGCTCCTCATCCTTAATATCGTCGGCAGCGCGCTGATGGGATATACCCGCCCAAGCCCCTTCTGGGGCACCGGATTCTTGGGCGGTTTTACCAGTTTCGCCGGTTTTGCTTTCTTCACCGCAGACTCACACTGGAGCATCGCCCTGGCCTATGTCGCGGCCACGCTCGTGGGCTGCACCGCCGCCTACCTCGCTGGGGATAAGCTGCGATGA
- a CDS encoding ABC transporter ATP-binding protein, whose protein sequence is MTDAAARAVELFKQYGSDDTAVIALDHVSIEFGKNQFTAIMGPSGSGKSTLMHTMAGLDSATSGSAFIGDTDMSHLNDKEITALRRDRLGFIFQSFNLVPTLTAAENITLPTDIAGKDVDKQWFEEVTRRLGLAERLEHRPAELSGGQQQRVACARALVSRPEIIFGDEPTGNLDSNSSAEVLDILRTAVDQDNQTVVIVTHDAKAASYADRVVFLADGKLVNELQDPTMEAIHNVMAEIEG, encoded by the coding sequence ATGACTGATGCCGCGGCACGCGCCGTTGAATTGTTTAAGCAATACGGAAGCGATGACACGGCCGTTATCGCCCTTGATCACGTTTCCATTGAGTTTGGAAAGAACCAATTCACGGCCATTATGGGCCCTTCGGGTTCGGGCAAGTCCACGTTGATGCACACGATGGCAGGGTTGGACTCTGCTACCTCTGGCTCGGCGTTTATCGGAGATACCGATATGTCCCACCTCAATGACAAGGAAATTACGGCGCTGCGCCGAGACCGCCTGGGATTCATCTTCCAATCCTTCAACTTGGTTCCCACCTTGACGGCTGCGGAAAACATCACGCTGCCGACCGATATTGCGGGCAAGGACGTCGATAAGCAGTGGTTCGAAGAAGTCACGCGTCGCCTGGGGCTGGCGGAGCGCTTGGAGCACCGTCCGGCGGAGCTGTCTGGTGGTCAGCAGCAGCGTGTGGCCTGTGCTCGCGCCTTAGTGTCGCGGCCGGAGATTATTTTTGGCGATGAGCCTACGGGTAACTTGGACTCCAATTCTTCGGCCGAGGTATTGGATATTCTGCGCACTGCGGTGGACCAGGATAACCAGACTGTGGTCATTGTGACGCACGATGCTAAGGCGGCATCGTACGCCGATCGCGTTGTTTTCCTTGCTGATGGCAAGCTCGTTAACGAACTGCAGGATCCAACGATGGAGGCCATTCACAATGTAATGGCAGAGATTGAGGGTTAA
- a CDS encoding ABC transporter permease, producing MARGNAMRRVSVRNILAHKLRLGLTILAVVLGTAFIAGSFMFTNSLKATFDSAVDNQFRGVDAVVSENDDSDQKLDEGLRKQLLDDDDVKNINVADSQTVVVADENSEAFQTQSGTASLVPYYSADKTVGGASELTEGDEPKAKDEVTINSSAAEKYDISVGQKLLVVHPDSQDEVKVTGIVEPPVEQGDSIELRMDESDYLERFGDPSQLKVSAADGVDANALVDDLNDKFDIKAESGERLAEQTSEAMTEALKFVNYFLVAFGLIALLVGTFIIANTFSMIVAQRIKEFALLRALGASRRQITNSVVVESVIVGVLGSIVGVVAGVGLVAVIKAVMGANGMDIGGGLGLSVSAVVVPIILGTIVTVVSAWAPARRAGAVEPVEAMRTTESASGSSLKVRTIFGAILMIGGIIAAFAGVLSDAETNVRAILVGLGAVGVIIGFFLAGPALSLPLVPTLGKAIGAPFGSIGKLAATNSRRNPRRTAATAFALTLGVALVTSIGMLGQTMKASISDTVDQTITSDYILSGPSSGSFPTPKETGERAAEADGVDKVITVGSAPVAVDGQASLDFAGGLFTVTVDADPTSMLAMNMVEGDANIEGGFAATEDFAKENGWKVGETYEVTGSKPGKTAEAKLVGTFEPIETIQNMVVSQDVAEEVAADGEFSVQMVGVLGKEGYDKEELRQNLEDAVKDLVVVQVNTGKEYAGQAAGFIDQMLAILYGLLALAVIIAVLGIVNTLTLGVIERRQEIGMLRAVGTQRRQIRRMITLESVQISLFGAIMGILIGLGLGWSFIEILNDQGLGGAEVPWGMLVIMLLGSAVVGVIAAVWPSQRAAKTPPLEAIAD from the coding sequence ATGGCACGCGGAAACGCAATGCGCAGGGTATCCGTGCGCAATATTTTGGCGCATAAATTGCGCCTTGGCCTGACAATTCTGGCGGTGGTTTTGGGCACCGCCTTTATTGCTGGCTCTTTCATGTTCACTAACTCATTGAAGGCCACTTTTGATTCTGCGGTGGATAACCAATTCCGCGGGGTAGACGCGGTGGTCAGTGAGAACGATGACAGCGACCAGAAGCTGGATGAAGGGCTGCGCAAGCAGCTGCTTGATGATGATGACGTTAAAAACATCAACGTCGCTGACTCGCAGACTGTGGTTGTTGCCGATGAAAACTCGGAGGCCTTCCAAACCCAAAGCGGTACTGCGAGCCTCGTGCCGTACTATTCCGCGGATAAAACCGTCGGTGGCGCGAGCGAACTCACGGAAGGCGATGAGCCAAAGGCCAAAGATGAGGTAACGATCAATTCGTCCGCTGCGGAGAAATACGATATCTCCGTTGGTCAGAAGCTTTTGGTGGTTCATCCGGATAGCCAGGATGAGGTTAAGGTTACGGGCATCGTGGAGCCGCCGGTGGAGCAGGGCGATAGCATCGAACTGCGCATGGACGAGTCGGATTACCTAGAACGCTTTGGTGATCCCTCCCAGCTGAAGGTCTCTGCCGCCGATGGTGTGGATGCGAATGCGCTTGTCGATGACCTCAATGACAAATTTGACATCAAAGCCGAGTCAGGTGAGCGCCTTGCAGAGCAGACCAGTGAGGCAATGACCGAGGCATTGAAGTTCGTGAACTACTTCCTCGTTGCCTTTGGTCTGATCGCCTTGTTGGTGGGCACGTTTATTATTGCCAATACGTTCTCCATGATCGTGGCCCAGCGCATCAAGGAGTTCGCGCTCTTGCGTGCTTTGGGCGCGTCGCGCCGCCAGATCACCAATTCTGTTGTGGTGGAATCCGTCATTGTGGGCGTTCTGGGATCCATCGTCGGTGTCGTTGCCGGCGTGGGATTGGTCGCCGTGATCAAGGCGGTTATGGGCGCCAACGGTATGGACATTGGCGGTGGCCTGGGCCTGAGCGTTTCCGCCGTGGTAGTTCCGATCATTTTGGGCACGATTGTCACTGTGGTCTCCGCATGGGCTCCGGCGCGGCGCGCGGGTGCCGTGGAGCCGGTTGAAGCGATGCGCACGACGGAATCGGCCTCCGGTTCTTCGCTGAAGGTCCGCACGATTTTCGGTGCGATCCTCATGATTGGCGGCATTATTGCGGCTTTTGCGGGCGTGCTTAGCGATGCCGAAACGAACGTCCGCGCCATCCTCGTCGGCCTCGGAGCCGTCGGGGTGATTATCGGTTTCTTCCTGGCAGGGCCGGCGCTCTCTTTGCCGCTGGTGCCAACGCTGGGTAAGGCAATTGGGGCGCCTTTCGGGTCCATCGGCAAACTGGCCGCTACCAACTCGCGGCGTAACCCGCGCCGCACTGCCGCCACGGCCTTTGCCCTGACCTTGGGCGTGGCATTGGTCACGAGCATCGGCATGCTGGGCCAGACAATGAAGGCTTCCATCTCGGATACGGTGGACCAAACTATTACGTCGGACTACATCTTGTCCGGTCCAAGCTCCGGAAGCTTCCCGACGCCGAAGGAAACCGGCGAGCGTGCCGCAGAGGCAGACGGTGTGGATAAGGTCATTACCGTTGGCTCGGCACCGGTTGCCGTGGACGGTCAGGCCTCCTTGGACTTTGCCGGTGGTTTGTTTACCGTGACGGTGGATGCTGACCCCACCTCGATGCTGGCGATGAACATGGTGGAAGGCGATGCCAATATTGAAGGTGGCTTTGCCGCCACGGAAGACTTTGCCAAAGAAAATGGCTGGAAGGTAGGAGAGACCTACGAGGTTACCGGCAGCAAGCCGGGCAAAACTGCGGAAGCCAAACTGGTCGGTACCTTTGAGCCCATCGAGACCATTCAAAATATGGTGGTTTCGCAGGACGTGGCAGAAGAAGTTGCCGCTGACGGAGAATTCTCTGTGCAGATGGTGGGCGTATTAGGTAAAGAAGGCTACGACAAGGAAGAGCTACGCCAGAACCTCGAGGATGCCGTCAAGGATCTCGTGGTGGTGCAGGTCAACACCGGTAAGGAATATGCGGGTCAGGCCGCTGGCTTCATCGACCAGATGCTGGCCATTCTCTACGGTCTTCTCGCACTCGCCGTGATCATTGCCGTGCTGGGCATTGTCAATACCTTGACCTTGGGTGTTATCGAGCGCCGCCAGGAGATTGGCATGTTGCGTGCGGTGGGTACGCAGCGCCGCCAAATCCGCCGGATGATCACGCTGGAGTCGGTGCAGATTTCGCTCTTTGGCGCAATCATGGGCATCCTCATCGGCCTCGGCTTGGGCTGGTCCTTCATCGAGATCCTGAATGACCAAGGCCTTGGCGGTGCCGAGGTTCCGTGGGGCATGCTGGTGATCATGCTGCTGGGATCCGCGGTTGTGGGCGTCATCGCAGCGGTATGGCCATCGCAACGCGCGGCAAAGACCCCGCCGCTGGAGGCGATTGCGGATTAA
- a CDS encoding GDSL-type esterase/lipase family protein, whose product MKNFSKLAAIAACTAALVGGSTVATAAVPGNTVLTGDSVVANPNFLDYVQNRAGVKENTKVGCITDNSIANEMTRVSGAHVDQYQCAGASFGTGGQHIDDTLRTAARNGDLNPETRNVVIHAGANDTYPHKDNIAASEHFLRTGMRSAIDVAHHFAPNAKVTIVGYPRVSNNNSACLTSATIPIPASRVASTEERLQNTLREVAEQNGASFLDAHPISTGHDNCSPDRWWVNLVDPLPPAPGNLPLHLNANGTHALGELIGHSLK is encoded by the coding sequence ATGAAAAACTTCAGTAAACTTGCCGCGATTGCCGCTTGCACTGCCGCACTCGTGGGAGGCAGCACCGTCGCTACCGCGGCCGTGCCTGGCAATACGGTCCTGACTGGCGATAGCGTCGTCGCCAACCCTAATTTCCTTGACTACGTACAAAACCGCGCCGGTGTAAAAGAAAACACCAAAGTCGGTTGCATTACCGATAACTCCATCGCCAACGAAATGACGCGGGTGTCCGGTGCGCATGTGGATCAATACCAGTGCGCCGGCGCATCCTTCGGCACCGGCGGCCAGCACATCGATGACACCCTGCGCACGGCCGCCCGCAACGGGGATCTCAACCCCGAGACTAGGAATGTTGTCATCCACGCCGGCGCAAATGACACCTACCCGCACAAGGACAATATCGCAGCTTCCGAGCACTTCCTGCGCACCGGCATGCGCAGCGCCATCGATGTCGCCCACCACTTTGCGCCGAATGCGAAGGTAACCATCGTGGGCTACCCGCGGGTATCCAATAACAACTCCGCGTGCCTGACCTCTGCCACCATCCCGATTCCGGCTAGCAGGGTTGCTTCTACCGAAGAGCGCCTGCAAAACACCCTGCGCGAGGTAGCTGAGCAGAACGGCGCTTCCTTCTTGGATGCCCACCCGATATCCACGGGCCACGATAACTGCTCTCCTGACCGCTGGTGGGTCAACCTAGTAGACCCGCTGCCACCGGCGCCAGGTAACCTGCCGCTGCACCTCAACGCCAACGGCACCCACGCGCTGGGCGAGCTCATCGGCCACTCGCTGAAGTAA
- the nrdI gene encoding class Ib ribonucleoside-diphosphate reductase assembly flavoprotein NrdI has protein sequence MLVVYFSSTTENTHRFVQKLGFPSARIPLRRTDEPLVVNEPFVLVCPTYGGGASISHQNSRPVPVQVIRFLNNEHNRSFIRAVIAGGNSNFGADFGKAGDVISAKCKVPYVYRFELLGNDEDIKICREGLLANASQLGLDEAA, from the coding sequence ATGTTGGTCGTGTATTTTTCCTCTACTACGGAAAATACGCACCGGTTCGTGCAGAAGCTAGGTTTCCCTAGCGCGCGAATCCCCCTGCGCCGCACCGATGAGCCGCTAGTGGTCAACGAGCCTTTCGTCTTGGTGTGCCCCACCTACGGCGGGGGAGCCTCCATTAGCCACCAAAACTCCCGGCCCGTACCGGTGCAGGTAATTAGATTCCTTAATAATGAGCACAACCGCAGTTTTATTCGGGCGGTTATCGCCGGAGGAAATAGCAACTTCGGCGCCGATTTTGGCAAGGCTGGTGACGTCATCAGCGCCAAATGTAAGGTGCCCTATGTATATCGTTTCGAATTGCTCGGCAACGATGAAGATATAAAAATTTGTCGCGAAGGCCTGCTGGCTAATGCTTCCCAGCTGGGACTGGATGAGGCCGCCTAG